The Novipirellula artificiosorum genome includes a window with the following:
- a CDS encoding HD-GYP domain-containing protein, with product MSSGDYLPISVATLLPAKAVGLNLFQKEEESDRLMLYRGSDYPLNMDDLDRLRGRGVHLLYIAKDSGARYQAYLRRLLDPKSDSATVTPQLRAGALNEVVLDVLRTSFGNRHVTETVASIGKLGALTAEIITRDEFAVSDLFRVLHHDYATFTHSTNVAFYSGILAAALGYSQEEVERITTGGLLHDLGKLEIDDRILCKPGKLDEKEFRQVKRHPSLGFRKLAKRTDLCEGQLMMVYQHHERLDGKGYPVGNVGKNIHPWAKVCAVADVFEALTSQRPYRQPLSRAKALEIQQRDSGTAFDPEVLECWTAVIQNA from the coding sequence ATCGGATCGGTTGATGTTGTATCGCGGTTCGGACTATCCGCTCAACATGGACGACCTCGATCGGCTTCGTGGCCGCGGTGTGCATTTGCTGTACATTGCAAAGGACTCGGGTGCCCGCTATCAAGCTTACCTCCGCCGATTGTTGGATCCCAAATCCGATTCCGCCACGGTGACACCGCAATTAAGAGCTGGCGCGCTGAATGAAGTGGTGCTCGATGTGCTACGGACCTCCTTTGGTAATCGTCATGTTACCGAAACCGTCGCCTCGATTGGGAAGCTTGGCGCACTGACCGCCGAGATCATTACCCGTGACGAGTTTGCCGTTTCCGATCTGTTCCGCGTCTTGCATCACGACTACGCGACCTTTACCCACTCGACCAACGTCGCCTTCTACTCCGGTATCCTCGCCGCAGCCCTTGGGTATTCCCAAGAGGAAGTAGAAAGGATCACGACAGGTGGCTTGCTGCATGACCTTGGCAAACTTGAGATTGACGATCGTATCCTCTGCAAACCTGGCAAGTTGGACGAGAAGGAGTTTCGTCAGGTCAAACGTCACCCGTCGTTGGGATTCCGTAAATTGGCCAAGCGAACGGATTTGTGTGAAGGTCAGTTGATGATGGTCTATCAGCACCACGAACGGTTGGATGGCAAAGGTTATCCCGTTGGAAATGTGGGAAAGAACATCCATCCGTGGGCAAAAGTCTGTGCTGTCGCTGATGTTTTTGAAGCGCTTACCAGCCAACGACCCTACCGTCAGCCTTTGTCACGCGCCAAAGCACTTGAGATCCAGCAGCGAGACAGCGGAACCGCATTTGACCCTGAGGTATTAGAATGTTGGACAGCAGTTATTCAGAATGCTTGA
- a CDS encoding 4Fe-4S dicluster domain-containing protein, protein MRYPKPDSEPKASTTQLHGISVEPVAATDAALPKSRQRTIPVFRPPGAIAEETFLAGCTRCSDCIDACPHDAIRKAPDRLAAIAGTPVLEADTAACMMCDDFPCIAACKPGVLTQSIPAVMGTALVTEHLCLAHHSTTCTVCSERCPVQGAIRVMDGKPTICEDVCTGCGVCRYVCPAPENAILLMPAFSRPPLPDGHTA, encoded by the coding sequence ATGCGCTATCCGAAACCTGACAGCGAGCCCAAAGCGTCCACCACGCAACTCCATGGAATCTCGGTCGAGCCGGTGGCGGCAACCGACGCGGCTTTGCCAAAATCACGCCAGCGAACGATTCCCGTATTTCGGCCACCGGGGGCGATCGCCGAAGAAACCTTCTTGGCTGGCTGCACGCGCTGCAGCGACTGTATCGATGCATGCCCGCATGATGCGATCCGCAAAGCGCCCGATCGACTCGCGGCGATCGCGGGAACTCCGGTGCTGGAAGCCGACACCGCTGCCTGCATGATGTGCGACGATTTCCCATGCATTGCCGCCTGCAAACCGGGCGTCTTGACCCAATCGATCCCAGCGGTGATGGGCACAGCCCTCGTCACCGAGCATCTCTGTCTCGCGCACCACAGCACGACGTGTACGGTTTGTAGCGAGCGCTGTCCAGTGCAAGGCGCGATCCGCGTGATGGACGGAAAACCAACCATTTGCGAAGACGTCTGTACAGGATGCGGGGTTTGCCGCTACGTATGCCCAGCACCTGAAAACGCGATCCTGTTGATGCCGGCGTTTTCGCGACCGCCCCTGCCCGATGGACACACCGCATGA
- a CDS encoding RNA-binding S4 domain-containing protein → MTDDATARQPGPIIRLDDFLKCRGVVATGGEAKVRIQAGEVCLNGERETRRRKQLVIGDVIEWGAEILIVNETDFD, encoded by the coding sequence ATGACGGACGACGCGACAGCACGTCAGCCCGGTCCCATCATCCGATTGGATGATTTTTTGAAGTGCCGGGGCGTCGTCGCTACCGGAGGCGAGGCCAAGGTGCGCATTCAGGCGGGTGAAGTTTGCCTGAACGGTGAGCGGGAAACCCGACGACGAAAGCAGTTGGTGATTGGAGATGTGATCGAATGGGGGGCCGAGATCCTAATTGTCAACGAAACCGACTTTGACTGA
- the nrfH gene encoding cytochrome c nitrite reductase small subunit: MTDSEPTPLPPTEADETGGDASGNKIRFGKAAVLFTVFLGILAGVGTFTFGYGKGASYLSNNPETCVNCHVMQEHMDSWQHSSHHHVAVCNDCHLPHHFLGKWVTKADNGFFHSLAFTLQNYRDPIQIKPRNQRVTQAACVDCHQDVVHAMLPVNAGEDMQSCVHCHSDVGHAFR; this comes from the coding sequence ATGACCGACTCAGAACCCACTCCCCTTCCGCCGACGGAAGCGGACGAAACCGGCGGAGATGCTAGCGGAAACAAAATCCGCTTTGGGAAGGCGGCCGTCCTGTTTACGGTCTTTCTTGGGATTTTGGCAGGTGTTGGGACGTTTACCTTTGGCTATGGCAAAGGTGCCAGTTACCTCAGCAACAATCCCGAGACCTGTGTGAATTGTCATGTGATGCAGGAACACATGGATTCTTGGCAGCACAGTAGCCATCATCATGTTGCCGTTTGCAACGATTGTCACTTACCCCACCATTTTCTTGGTAAATGGGTGACCAAAGCCGACAACGGGTTTTTTCATTCGCTGGCGTTCACGCTTCAGAATTATCGCGACCCGATTCAAATCAAACCACGGAACCAGCGTGTCACTCAGGCTGCGTGTGTTGATTGTCATCAAGACGTGGTTCATGCAATGTTACCGGTCAATGCAGGCGAGGACATGCAATCCTGCGTGCATTGCCACAGCGACGTTGGTCACGCATTTCGTTGA
- a CDS encoding ammonia-forming cytochrome c nitrite reductase subunit c552: protein MASSNNRSFGWLAILTGLVALATFGVVALLINIFERKQEARAPFVRLVDVNEVSTDPKPWGVNFPLQYESYLRTADTSRTEYGGSHALPPSKLEKDPWLKRLFAGYAFSIDYREARGHAYMLSDQEVTKRVTEVQQAGACLHCHASIVPTYRRIGLQEMGVEPTEEKLAEGFHQEAVMAGFKALSRKPYEEVYAELEKTPDGVVEPSGDGDPHLGDAHPVSCLDCHDPDTMRIRVTRPGFIEGIAKLANSDDPVPHLPSIQRWRDSGSTEPYDPNQDSTRQEMRSFVCGQCHVEYYCANKMTLTFPWSNGLKVEDLEQEWDETEFPDDGGAFYDYVHKETGTKVYKAQHPEFELWSQGIHARAGVSCADCHMPYEKQGATKVSSHWVRSPMLNVHRACQTCHNVPEAELKARVDTIQGRTRALMDRAATAMTDMLDAILAAQEAGASEEQLKPIRDLQRKAMWRLDYISSENSKGFHADQEAARILGESIDYSRQAQAAAYKLGK from the coding sequence ATGGCTTCATCGAACAACCGCAGTTTTGGTTGGCTGGCAATTTTAACCGGTTTGGTTGCGCTTGCGACTTTTGGCGTCGTCGCGCTGCTCATCAACATTTTTGAACGAAAACAAGAGGCTCGGGCACCCTTCGTGCGACTGGTCGATGTGAATGAAGTGAGTACCGATCCCAAGCCGTGGGGAGTGAATTTTCCGCTTCAATATGAAAGCTACTTGCGGACGGCCGACACCAGCCGCACGGAATACGGCGGAAGTCATGCACTGCCGCCAAGCAAGTTGGAAAAGGATCCCTGGTTGAAACGGTTGTTTGCTGGTTACGCGTTCAGTATTGATTATCGTGAAGCTCGCGGCCATGCCTACATGTTGTCAGACCAGGAAGTGACGAAACGCGTCACCGAGGTCCAACAAGCCGGAGCCTGTTTGCACTGCCATGCGTCGATCGTACCCACTTATCGCCGGATTGGGCTCCAGGAGATGGGTGTCGAACCGACGGAGGAGAAACTCGCCGAGGGATTCCATCAGGAAGCCGTGATGGCTGGGTTCAAAGCCCTCAGCCGCAAGCCTTACGAGGAAGTCTATGCCGAATTGGAGAAGACGCCCGACGGCGTTGTCGAGCCAAGTGGCGACGGAGATCCGCATTTGGGCGATGCCCATCCGGTTTCCTGCCTTGATTGCCATGATCCCGACACGATGCGAATTCGTGTTACGCGGCCAGGTTTTATCGAGGGAATCGCGAAGTTGGCCAATAGCGATGACCCGGTTCCTCACTTGCCGAGTATCCAGCGTTGGCGCGACTCGGGTTCCACTGAGCCCTACGATCCCAACCAGGATTCGACGCGGCAAGAAATGCGTTCGTTCGTCTGTGGGCAATGCCACGTCGAGTATTACTGTGCGAACAAGATGACGTTGACGTTCCCCTGGAGCAACGGGCTGAAGGTTGAGGATCTGGAACAGGAATGGGATGAAACCGAGTTTCCCGATGATGGAGGTGCGTTTTACGATTACGTCCATAAAGAAACAGGAACGAAGGTCTACAAAGCTCAGCATCCCGAGTTCGAACTGTGGAGTCAGGGGATTCACGCGCGGGCAGGCGTCAGTTGCGCGGATTGCCACATGCCGTATGAGAAACAAGGTGCAACCAAAGTCAGCAGCCACTGGGTCCGCAGTCCGATGCTGAACGTTCATCGTGCCTGCCAAACCTGCCACAACGTTCCCGAGGCCGAGTTGAAGGCGCGGGTGGATACGATCCAAGGACGTACACGAGCCTTGATGGATCGCGCAGCGACAGCCATGACCGATATGCTCGATGCGATTCTGGCGGCTCAAGAGGCTGGGGCAAGCGAAGAGCAGCTCAAGCCGATCCGCGATCTGCAGCGAAAAGCGATGTGGCGACTCGATTACATCAGTAGCGAAAACTCGAAAGGTTTCCATGCCGACCAAGAAGCCGCAAGGATCTTGGGCGAGTCGATCGACTACAGCCGCCAAGCTCAAGCAGCAGCTTACAAACTCGGCAAGTAG
- a CDS encoding diheme cytochrome c precursor, with the protein MENKQGILARVSTLFLAGVIGVAVIGYFVGLADGVPQPDGMLESTILKGHTAKSKPTEKLIAAVTYAEISQTAMGPTEPWQSEAKTLPSSDYDLFAEVIPSPEEKKRSSEIRASRRAFNGAPPIIPHAVEDTTDSACYACHHNGMRMGTLKASVMSHPFLANCTQCHAPPPPKPFQSVDAEVKTSFVGLPAASQGERAFPGAPPTIPHAQWMRENCTACHGGPNGWEGMESTHPWRTHCTQCHAPSASLDQAITVDTIPMLPPLEVSNR; encoded by the coding sequence ATGGAAAACAAGCAAGGTATCCTCGCTCGCGTCTCGACCCTCTTCTTAGCCGGGGTGATCGGTGTCGCGGTGATCGGCTACTTCGTCGGCTTGGCCGACGGAGTGCCTCAACCCGATGGGATGCTTGAATCGACCATCCTCAAAGGCCATACGGCCAAATCGAAACCGACGGAAAAGTTGATTGCCGCCGTCACCTATGCGGAAATCTCTCAAACAGCCATGGGGCCTACCGAACCATGGCAATCCGAAGCGAAAACGCTACCCAGCAGCGACTACGACTTGTTCGCAGAAGTCATTCCCAGTCCTGAGGAAAAAAAACGGTCGAGCGAAATCCGAGCTTCACGGCGAGCGTTCAACGGTGCACCACCGATCATTCCTCATGCCGTTGAGGATACGACCGACTCCGCTTGCTACGCCTGTCATCACAATGGGATGAGAATGGGTACGTTGAAGGCAAGTGTGATGTCCCATCCCTTCTTGGCCAATTGCACACAGTGCCACGCGCCGCCACCACCGAAGCCGTTTCAATCGGTTGATGCCGAGGTGAAGACAAGTTTTGTCGGATTGCCGGCGGCGAGCCAAGGCGAGCGAGCCTTCCCCGGTGCACCGCCTACGATTCCCCACGCTCAGTGGATGCGAGAGAACTGTACTGCATGTCACGGTGGGCCAAACGGATGGGAGGGAATGGAGTCGACCCACCCTTGGCGAACCCATTGCACTCAATGCCATGCGCCCTCTGCGAGCTTGGACCAGGCCATCACCGTTGACACCATCCCCATGCTGCCACCGCTTGAGGTCTCGAACCGGTGA
- a CDS encoding PilZ domain-containing protein yields MLDSSYSECLNQWIHSVAWEIELPSEWSDYFDGNGETGVVIAEDERSNQRVGIRRRALLWPELHLPFVERGDVPVGIYTRDFSRSGAGFLSPIEFYPEEEVRIVVPHFWVRVRVTRARRVGETCYETGAVLMQKFEPSADAFGGNVFAEAVRPA; encoded by the coding sequence ATGTTGGACAGCAGTTATTCAGAATGCTTGAATCAGTGGATCCATTCGGTCGCGTGGGAAATTGAATTGCCAAGCGAATGGTCCGATTACTTCGACGGCAATGGCGAAACCGGTGTGGTGATTGCTGAAGATGAGCGAAGCAATCAGCGGGTAGGGATTCGCAGGCGAGCTTTGCTTTGGCCCGAGTTGCATCTACCGTTTGTTGAGCGAGGCGATGTTCCTGTTGGCATTTACACCCGCGATTTTTCAAGGTCGGGCGCAGGTTTTCTTTCACCGATCGAGTTTTATCCCGAAGAAGAAGTCCGCATCGTCGTGCCTCATTTCTGGGTTCGCGTTCGGGTCACTCGCGCGAGACGCGTTGGCGAGACTTGCTACGAAACCGGTGCGGTGCTGATGCAAAAATTCGAACCGAGTGCGGATGCTTTTGGCGGAAACGTATTCGCAGAAGCGGTCAGGCCAGCCTAA